In the genome of Phyllobacterium zundukense, one region contains:
- a CDS encoding NAD(P)/FAD-dependent oxidoreductase: MPKFSPLEATLWYATAAPAPETSTLEGTTKADVCIVGGGYTGLTTALELARSGVKVVLLEAQEIGFGGSGRNAGHCTPTFTHYSLPELRKMLGEPWAERLIQRQTRANDRVAEMISRYGIDCEWQQNGYVMGAHTPSAIATIAEKARDYNAVGAKTRVLDKSEVEAVTGSPRFHGGWFHSEAGHLNALGYARGLARAVISEGGVIHTHSAVAKVEREGGGWAVKTPGGRVIADKVIFGTGAYTVDGWPGLDKTFKIQRVFVAATQPLSEDARHTVLPQNTTIHDGRGDIFVYKYNAEGRIVASMFPMGRRGKDLAYTKKVMADRLKWLHPQIDQDIRWEYFWFGELDMQYRTVPRLYDLAPGVVALTGLSGRGVPTGSMLGGILSEWALGVPDRDLALKLEPLTAAPFYMNFGPQLTLRYYRVRDWLTAKRDRAVLPPHA; encoded by the coding sequence GTGCCGAAATTCTCTCCCTTAGAAGCGACGCTCTGGTACGCAACGGCGGCACCTGCACCGGAAACATCTACGTTGGAAGGCACGACCAAGGCTGATGTCTGCATCGTCGGCGGGGGTTACACGGGCTTGACGACCGCGTTGGAACTCGCGCGCTCGGGTGTGAAGGTAGTACTTCTTGAAGCACAGGAGATCGGATTTGGCGGCTCCGGCCGGAATGCCGGACACTGCACCCCGACGTTCACGCATTATAGTTTGCCGGAACTGCGCAAGATGCTGGGCGAGCCCTGGGCGGAGCGGCTTATACAGCGACAGACTCGGGCGAACGATCGCGTGGCGGAGATGATCTCGCGTTATGGCATCGACTGCGAATGGCAGCAGAACGGGTATGTCATGGGGGCGCATACGCCGAGTGCCATTGCGACCATCGCAGAAAAAGCGCGGGACTATAACGCAGTGGGTGCGAAGACACGCGTTCTGGACAAGAGCGAAGTCGAGGCAGTCACCGGCAGCCCGCGATTCCACGGCGGTTGGTTTCATTCCGAAGCCGGGCATCTCAATGCACTTGGATATGCGCGCGGATTGGCACGCGCCGTGATCTCTGAAGGCGGCGTGATCCATACACATTCGGCTGTGGCAAAGGTTGAGCGCGAGGGCGGAGGATGGGCGGTTAAAACGCCCGGAGGCCGCGTCATCGCAGACAAGGTCATCTTTGGTACCGGCGCCTATACGGTCGATGGCTGGCCCGGCCTGGACAAGACGTTCAAAATTCAACGCGTGTTCGTGGCCGCGACACAGCCACTGAGCGAAGACGCACGCCACACCGTATTACCGCAGAACACCACAATCCATGACGGGCGCGGCGACATCTTTGTCTACAAATACAACGCCGAAGGCCGCATCGTTGCGTCGATGTTCCCGATGGGACGACGAGGCAAGGATTTGGCATATACTAAAAAGGTGATGGCTGACCGGCTCAAATGGCTTCATCCGCAAATCGACCAAGACATCCGCTGGGAGTATTTCTGGTTTGGCGAACTCGACATGCAATACCGTACGGTTCCGCGCCTGTACGATCTGGCTCCGGGTGTCGTCGCGCTGACCGGACTGTCCGGGCGCGGCGTGCCGACCGGGAGCATGCTAGGCGGCATTTTGTCGGAATGGGCCCTAGGCGTGCCTGACAGGGATTTGGCGCTCAAGCTTGAGCCGCTGACGGCGGCGCCGTTTTACATGAATTTTGGACCGCAACTGACGCTACGCTATTACCGCGTCAGGGATTGGCTCACCGCGAAGCGGGATCGAGCCGTACTGCCACCGCACGCCTGA
- a CDS encoding ABC transporter permease, with amino-acid sequence MSVSSTPINRPIKSGWWNSRTFRRFVRHRLAALGVVMVILLTLACVIGPYLLPYNDLYIDLRARFSPPLTGYHFFGTDPLGRDIAARLLMAGRISMLVGFAAMILSTMIGATIGVVAGYYGGRIGTVLMRFVDAVLSFPSIFLLLALAAFIKPSPIMITVIIAITSWMEVARIVEAEVRSLRERDFIMAARMLGLSNRWIMFRELLPNAMGPIIVAATLTVARAILLEAYVSFLGYGIQPPLPSWGNMLNGAQQYLQSAPWLAIIPGVAITLAVTSFNFIGDGLRDALDARSDLN; translated from the coding sequence ATGTCTGTTTCCTCAACGCCCATCAATCGCCCCATAAAGTCCGGCTGGTGGAACAGCCGAACCTTCCGGCGGTTCGTTCGGCACCGGCTCGCGGCACTTGGTGTCGTAATGGTGATCTTGTTGACGCTGGCCTGTGTCATCGGACCATATCTTCTTCCATACAATGACCTTTATATCGATCTTCGTGCGCGTTTCTCTCCGCCGCTGACCGGCTATCATTTTTTCGGCACAGACCCGCTTGGTCGTGACATAGCGGCGCGCCTTCTGATGGCGGGCAGGATCTCGATGCTTGTCGGTTTTGCCGCCATGATCCTGAGCACAATGATCGGCGCAACGATCGGCGTCGTCGCAGGGTATTACGGCGGACGAATCGGCACCGTCCTGATGCGGTTCGTTGATGCGGTCCTGTCTTTTCCCAGCATCTTTCTGCTTTTGGCGCTGGCTGCGTTCATCAAGCCCAGTCCGATCATGATCACCGTAATCATCGCGATCACCAGCTGGATGGAAGTTGCACGCATCGTCGAGGCGGAAGTGCGCTCGCTGCGTGAGCGCGATTTCATCATGGCAGCACGGATGCTCGGCCTCAGCAATCGCTGGATCATGTTTCGCGAGCTGCTACCGAACGCTATGGGACCGATCATCGTCGCCGCTACGCTGACCGTAGCCAGAGCCATACTCCTGGAAGCCTATGTGAGTTTCCTCGGCTATGGCATTCAGCCGCCGCTTCCTAGTTGGGGCAATATGCTCAACGGAGCGCAGCAGTATCTGCAGTCCGCCCCCTGGCTGGCAATCATCCCGGGTGTGGCGATTACACTTGCAGTCACCAGTTTCAATTTCATCGGCGATGGCCTGCGCGACGCGCTCGACGCCCGCAGTGACTTGAATTAG